One bacterium DNA window includes the following coding sequences:
- a CDS encoding transglycosylase SLT domain-containing protein gives MSVEQIGLPDIGTQSIQERLLQQRVERAKSAATSGSKGDDAQLKKVSQDMEAIFLRILLDSMQKTVPEDSLMGGDSSGMETWRTMFNEKIADTMSSRSPVGLADMIYRQLVRERDGKVPPSETGKSAEGQGSSSAPVVPAADAAAETPAGTKAKSTSSEKLGGLSTLIQQAAERNGLDPALVSAVILQESGGDPGAVSPAGAQGLMQLMPSTADSLGVSDPLDPRQNLEAGARYLRQMLERFGGDEKLALAAYNAGPGAVERYSGVPPYRETRNYVKNVLSLRGRFSTTSEV, from the coding sequence GTGAGCGTGGAACAGATCGGGTTGCCGGATATCGGGACACAGAGCATCCAGGAGCGCCTGCTTCAGCAGCGGGTCGAGCGGGCCAAAAGCGCCGCCACCAGCGGGAGCAAGGGCGACGACGCGCAGCTGAAAAAGGTCAGCCAGGACATGGAGGCCATTTTCCTGCGCATCCTGCTCGACTCGATGCAGAAAACCGTCCCGGAAGACAGCCTTATGGGCGGAGATTCCAGCGGCATGGAGACCTGGCGCACGATGTTCAACGAGAAGATCGCCGACACGATGAGCAGCCGCAGCCCGGTGGGCCTGGCCGACATGATCTACCGTCAGCTCGTGCGCGAGCGCGACGGCAAGGTCCCGCCGTCTGAAACCGGAAAGAGCGCGGAGGGACAGGGAAGTTCCTCCGCCCCGGTCGTTCCGGCCGCAGATGCCGCCGCTGAGACCCCGGCAGGGACAAAAGCCAAAAGCACGTCGTCGGAAAAACTGGGCGGGCTCAGCACGCTGATCCAGCAGGCGGCCGAGCGCAACGGGCTCGACCCGGCGCTCGTCTCGGCGGTGATCCTCCAGGAATCGGGTGGCGACCCCGGGGCGGTCAGCCCGGCCGGGGCGCAGGGCCTGATGCAGCTGATGCCCTCGACCGCGGACAGCCTGGGGGTGAGCGACCCGCTGGACCCGCGGCAGAACCTGGAGGCCGGCGCGCGCTACCTGCGGCAGATGCTCGAGCGCTTCGGAGGGGATGAAAAGCTGGCCCTGGCCGCCTACAACGCCGGTCCCGGCGCGGTGGAGCGCTACAGCGGCGTGCCCCCCTACCGTGAGACCCGCAACTATGTCAAGAACGTACTGTCCCTGCGGGGACGGTTCAGCACAACGTCGGAGGTCTGA
- the flgA gene encoding flagellar basal body P-ring formation chaperone FlgA, translating into MNRTIGLLLTLGLLGAGFLAAQDSTSADNLERVYVYIKDQARTPRDQMRLGDVASVQGFDEALVAQVNDLPLGPAPLPGNDILLDRESIRRSLAAHRIDPVRVSFSGSDAVRVSRSGRKITGAEMAGLIQDYVHRSWQGLADSTAVTYSNLPDEIVVEEGNSQLQVLDQIRGRVSGAAAVSLAVIEDGRVVRRVPVSIRAQAFGTVAVAIRDLHQGEFLQPGDIQLATREISDQRSEAVSSLEQAAGMRLRRNVRQDQPLTVDALENPPVVDRGDEVTLIVQYKNIRIGCPGKAWESGGRGDKILVRNHYGRNMTGRVVDSRTVLITDERMGDR; encoded by the coding sequence ATGAACAGAACGATCGGCCTGCTCCTGACCCTCGGCCTTCTGGGCGCGGGCTTTCTCGCGGCCCAGGACAGCACCTCGGCGGACAATCTCGAACGGGTCTATGTCTACATCAAGGACCAGGCCCGCACGCCCAGGGACCAGATGCGCCTGGGCGACGTGGCCAGCGTGCAGGGTTTCGACGAGGCTCTGGTGGCCCAGGTGAACGACCTGCCCTTGGGGCCCGCCCCCCTGCCCGGCAACGACATCCTGCTCGACCGCGAGAGCATCCGCCGCAGCCTGGCGGCGCACCGGATCGACCCTGTGCGGGTCTCTTTCAGCGGCTCGGACGCCGTGCGGGTCAGCCGCTCGGGACGCAAGATCACGGGCGCGGAGATGGCAGGCCTGATCCAGGACTACGTGCATCGCTCCTGGCAGGGGCTGGCCGACAGCACCGCTGTGACCTATTCCAACCTGCCGGATGAGATCGTGGTGGAGGAGGGAAACAGCCAGCTCCAGGTGCTCGACCAGATACGCGGACGGGTCTCGGGAGCGGCGGCGGTCTCGCTGGCCGTAATCGAGGACGGGCGGGTCGTCCGGCGCGTACCTGTCTCCATCCGGGCGCAGGCTTTCGGCACCGTGGCCGTGGCCATCCGCGACCTGCACCAGGGCGAGTTCCTCCAGCCCGGCGACATCCAGCTCGCCACGCGTGAGATCAGCGACCAGCGCTCCGAGGCGGTGTCGAGCCTGGAGCAGGCCGCCGGAATGCGCCTGCGCCGCAACGTGCGCCAGGACCAGCCGCTGACCGTGGACGCCCTGGAGAACCCGCCCGTGGTGGACCGCGGCGATGAGGTGACGCTGATCGTACAGTACAAGAACATCCGCATCGGCTGCCCGGGCAAGGCCTGGGAGAGCGGCGGACGCGGTGACAAGATTCTTGTCCGCAACCATTACGGCCGCAACATGACCGGACGGGTGGTGGACTCGCGCACAGTGCTGATAACCGATGAGAGGATGGGTGACAGATGA
- a CDS encoding flagellar basal body P-ring protein FlgI: MVSGSRHRIATRGILAALALAVLSTAPVSAARIKDIAHLQGTRVEQLIGYGLVVGLNGTGDGRTVFTNRSTASLLSKFGIDIQAGEINTANVAAVMVTADLSTFDKPGSRIDVTVSSLGESSSLQGGTLLRTQLFGLDGKTMYGVAQGPVSIGGFNVGNAGGGGAGAQIQRNHPVVGRVPRGAMVLSQIEAGFIDNWRLMLTLENSDFTSVERVDKAVDDRFGSNIGLPIDGLSVYVTIPEEYRDPGRVIEFISTLENLEVNPDVAAKVVINERTGTIAIGESVTVMPVQIAHGSLTITIGTGASVSQPTTPLGGGATAITPTAQVGAEEQVHKFIEIGGTAGDLVTALNIMQVTPRDIIAIFQALKQSGALNAELVIM, from the coding sequence ATGGTTTCCGGTTCCCGGCATAGAATCGCAACCCGCGGCATCCTGGCCGCCCTGGCGCTGGCCGTCCTGTCCACCGCACCGGTCTCGGCGGCGCGGATCAAGGACATCGCGCACCTCCAGGGCACGCGGGTCGAGCAGCTTATCGGCTACGGCCTGGTGGTGGGGCTGAACGGCACGGGCGACGGGCGCACGGTGTTCACCAACCGCTCCACGGCCAGCCTTCTGAGCAAGTTCGGCATCGATATCCAGGCCGGCGAGATCAACACGGCCAACGTGGCGGCGGTGATGGTGACCGCCGACCTTTCGACTTTTGACAAACCCGGCAGCCGGATCGACGTGACCGTGAGCTCGCTGGGCGAGTCCAGCAGCCTGCAGGGCGGCACCCTGCTGCGCACCCAGCTCTTCGGGCTGGACGGCAAGACCATGTACGGCGTGGCCCAGGGCCCGGTCTCAATCGGCGGGTTCAACGTGGGCAACGCGGGCGGCGGCGGCGCCGGAGCGCAGATCCAGCGCAACCATCCGGTGGTGGGGCGCGTGCCCCGCGGGGCCATGGTGCTCAGCCAGATCGAGGCCGGCTTCATCGACAACTGGCGCCTGATGCTCACCCTGGAGAACAGTGATTTCACCAGCGTCGAGCGCGTGGACAAGGCCGTGGACGACCGTTTCGGCTCCAACATCGGCCTGCCCATCGACGGGCTTTCGGTCTACGTAACCATTCCTGAGGAATACCGCGACCCCGGCCGCGTGATCGAGTTCATCTCCACGCTCGAAAACCTGGAGGTCAACCCGGACGTGGCGGCCAAGGTGGTGATCAACGAGCGCACCGGCACCATCGCCATCGGCGAAAGCGTCACCGTGATGCCGGTCCAGATCGCCCACGGCAGCCTGACCATCACTATCGGTACCGGGGCCTCGGTCAGTCAGCCCACCACCCCGCTGGGCGGCGGCGCCACCGCGATCACGCCCACGGCGCAGGTCGGGGCCGAGGAGCAGGTGCACAAGTTCATCGAGATCGGCGGCACGGCCGGCGACCTGGTGACCGCGCTCAATATCATGCAGGTGACTCCGCGGGACATAATCGCAATTTTCCAGGCCCTGAAGCAGTCCGGGGCGCTGAATGCCGAACTGGTGATAATGTAG
- a CDS encoding flagellar protein FlgN, with protein sequence MLTRTDSLVVETLYGELLAVLGSLALQMDELYAALRDQQRAVVSRDLQGLGAAVHGQGRLVRLIHELEEKRRELCRRISGLSDPPPVSKLAEGFGEPGRTQLKEAARRVRESAGRVESLKSQNSFLLERARSLVSGQLQLMLELTRINRNVYEESGKKSRKANLVKVFDKKI encoded by the coding sequence ATGCTCACCCGTACTGACAGCCTGGTGGTCGAAACACTGTACGGGGAACTCCTGGCGGTGCTGGGCAGCCTGGCCTTACAGATGGATGAGTTGTATGCCGCCCTGCGCGACCAGCAGCGGGCCGTGGTAAGCCGCGACCTGCAGGGCCTGGGCGCGGCGGTGCACGGGCAGGGCCGTCTGGTGCGCCTCATACACGAACTGGAGGAAAAGAGGCGCGAACTCTGCCGCCGGATCAGCGGGTTGAGCGATCCGCCCCCGGTGAGCAAGCTGGCCGAGGGTTTCGGCGAGCCGGGGCGCACTCAGCTCAAGGAGGCCGCCCGGCGCGTGCGCGAGAGCGCGGGCCGCGTGGAGAGCCTCAAGAGCCAGAACTCATTCCTGCTGGAGAGAGCGCGCTCGCTGGTGAGCGGTCAGCTCCAGCTGATGCTGGAACTGACACGGATCAACCGGAATGTCTACGAGGAAAGCGGCAAGAAAAGCCGTAAGGCGAACTTGGTGAAAGTCTTCGACAAGAAAATCTGA
- a CDS encoding flagellar basal body L-ring protein FlgH — translation MRTQQSTRKNVPPRSGAEGLPRMAATLMLLMLALGLSAARLAAQMEFRSDVASLFTDDRLYKKGDVLTIIIDERVQGVNNARFRSQRGTSTSANFGAGATKVFGMLNPFSGSVASQNDFDSRVQNNKTSTFTAEIAARVVKTDDLGNLYLEGSKVVNMPDENRVIAISGIARSQDVTAQNTINSSQIADLQVTLKGKGEAEEMRRPTIFNRILGWFF, via the coding sequence ATGAGAACCCAGCAGAGTACCCGGAAAAACGTTCCCCCGCGCAGCGGCGCCGAGGGTCTGCCCCGGATGGCCGCGACCCTGATGCTCCTGATGCTGGCCCTGGGCCTGAGCGCGGCGCGTCTGGCCGCCCAGATGGAGTTCCGCTCGGATGTGGCCAGCCTGTTCACCGATGACCGCCTGTACAAGAAGGGCGACGTGTTGACGATCATCATCGACGAGCGCGTGCAGGGCGTGAACAACGCCCGTTTCCGCAGCCAGCGTGGGACTTCGACCTCGGCCAATTTCGGGGCCGGAGCGACCAAGGTTTTCGGCATGCTCAACCCGTTCAGCGGCTCGGTCGCGTCGCAGAACGATTTCGACTCCCGCGTCCAGAACAACAAAACCAGCACGTTCACGGCCGAAATCGCGGCCCGGGTGGTCAAAACCGATGACCTGGGCAACCTGTACCTGGAGGGCTCCAAGGTGGTGAACATGCCGGACGAGAACCGGGTGATCGCCATCAGCGGCATCGCCCGCAGCCAGGACGTCACGGCGCAGAACACGATCAACTCCTCGCAGATCGCCGACCTGCAGGTGACCCTAAAGGGCAAGGGCGAGGCCGAGGAAATGCGCCGCCCCACTATTTTCAACCGTATCCTGGGTTGGTTCTTCTGA